A stretch of Prunus dulcis chromosome 6, ALMONDv2, whole genome shotgun sequence DNA encodes these proteins:
- the LOC117631625 gene encoding probable E3 ubiquitin-protein ligase ARI3 isoform X1, with translation MASSVSPDDDGDDVLFAVSEQRRELMEAESLESDMDLAFNMQLQEALAASLALQPSSSSTQPPRNDAVRTIPNTPTHVSLKSEELIRMEQELKDREIEMRKAREDLNRRIHDDQVGREIKEWQESGEVLGKPFGEVLGKPFGEGSSSLSSTKRVESESVFRLYFKGLVSEEMVGNERVVLAGVGVALCDSRDNLVFEVWKPLIGNGMSKNGAQLKALIEGLNAALALDLKRITFFCENFPIFQFVTGKWQAKQHKIAALVNQVKSLQGKFTRCNPRLVPRNHIKFAFKLARDAIVSQSQTNQPAQSTTCKNVNETCVICLEDTDVSQMFSVGGCLHRYCFSCMKQHVEVKLLHGMIPRCPHEGCKSDLSVDSCAKFLTPKVVETMRQRLKEASIPAAEKVYCPYPRCSALISKRELLEHSKKTLSDVELSGIRICMKCNCLFCINCKVPWHKNRTCSDYKKLNPYAPEEDTKLKSLASRNLWRQCVKCNHMIELSEGCYHMTCRCGYEFCYNCGAEWKDKKATCSCPLWDEGNILYDEDEDEDSEDMTESDSEEYSDYEYLLPNEAPEFFHVSGAEWNVEKATCSYPTSDEDDILSNEDGDFEEEEEKGEDEEEDEDEDEDEDEDEDEFEEEKQILSAEDDADFDEEYEEIQEKEVGEDIQDEEEEAVVEEGEHNLSAEDDRYLDDEYEYGEYVEEYCDSDSECYDSYSDY, from the exons ATGGCCAGCAGCGTGTCACCCGATGACGACGGCGACGACGTTTTATTCGCCGTCTCCGAGCAACGTCGCGAGCTCATGGAAGCCGAATCCCTAGAGTCCGACATGGATCTCGCCTTTAATATGCAACTTCAAGAAGCCCTCGCCGCTTCTCTCGCTCTCCaaccctcttcctcctccaccCAACCCCCCCGAAACGACGCCGTTCGGACCATCCCCAACACCCCAACCCACGTCTCCCTCAAGTCCGAAGAACTCATAAGAATGGAGCAGGAATTGAAAGACCGAGAAATCGAAATGCGGAAAGCCAGAGAGGATCTCAACCGTCGGATTCACGATGATCAGGTCGGGAGGGAGATCAAGGAGTGGCAAGAGTCCGGCGAAGTCCTCGGCAAACCCTTCGGCGAAGTCCTCGGCAAACCCTTCGGCGAAGGCTCCTCCTCGTTGTCGTCGACGAAGAGGGTCGAGAGTGAGAGCGTGTTCAGGCTCTACTTCAAGGGTTTGGTGAGCGAGGAAATGGTTGGAAATGAGAGAGTGGTGCTGGCTGGGGTTGGGGTTGCGCTATGCGACTCCAGGGATAATTTGGTGTTCGAGGTTTGGAAACCCCTGATTGGGAATGGGATGAGCAAGAATGGAGCCCAGTTGAAAGCCTTGATTGAAGGACTTAATGCTGCTCTTGCTTTGGACTTGAAGCGCATCACCTTTTTCTGTGAgaattttcctatttttcagTTT GTTACTGGTAAATGGCAAGCAAAGCAGCACAAGATAGCAGCGCTTGTCAATCAGGTTAAGAGCCTTCAAGGAAAGTTTACACGTTGCAACCCAAGGCTTGTGCCCCGAAATCATATTAAATTTGCATTTAAACTTGCAAGAGATGCAATAGTGTCTCAATCTCAGACCAACCAACCTGCACAATCTACCACTTGTAAGAATGTGAATGAGACTTGTGTGATATGTTTGGAAGATACTGATGTTAGTCAAATGTTTTCGGTTGGGGGCTGCCTGCATCGgtattgcttttcttgtaTGAAACAACATGTGGAGGTGAAGTTGCTTCACGGGATGATTCCTAGATGCCCTCATGAAGGTTGTAAGTCTGACCTTAGTGTTGACAGTTGTGCAAAATTCTTGACACCTAAAGTTGTGGAAACAATGCGCCAACGCTTAAAGGAAGCTTCAATTCCTGCTGCGGAAAAAGTTTATTGCCCGTATCCAAGGTGCTCCGCTTTAATATCAAAACGTGAGCTTTTAGAACACTCCAAAAAAACCTTGAGTGATGTGGAACTATCAGGAATTAGGATATGCATGAAATGCAACTGCCTTTTCTGCATCAATTGTAAAGTCCCTTGGCACAAAAACAGAACATGCTCTGACTACAAAAAGCTGAATCCTTATGCCCCAGAAGAAGATACAAAGCTAAAGTCTCTTGCCTCAAGGAATCTGTGGCGTCAGTGTGTGAAATGCAACCATATGATTGAACTTTCTGAAGGTTGCTACCACATGACTTGCAG ATGTGGGTATGAGTTTTGTTATAATTGTGGAGCTGAGTGGAAAGATAAGAAGGCAACATGTTCTTGCCCACTATGGGATGAGGGTAATATTTTGTacgatgaagatgaagatgaagattcAGAGGACATGACAGAGTCAGATTCAGAGGAGTATTCTGACTACGAATATCTTTTACC AAATGAGGCGCCTGAGTTTTTCCATGTCAGTGGAGCTGAGTGGAATGTCGAAAAGGCAACATGTTCATACCCAACATCAGATGAAGATGATATCTTGTCTAACGAAGATGGAGACtttgaggaggaggaagagaagggtgaagatgaggaagaagacgaagatgaagatgaagatgaagatgaagatgaggatgaGTTTGAGGAAGAGAAGCAAATATTGTCTGCTGAAGATGATGCagattttgatgaagaatATGAGGAAATTCAAGAGAAAGAGGTTGGGGAGGACATTCAGGACGAAGAGGAGGAGGCGGTGGTTGAAGAAGGTGAGCATAACTTGTCTGCTGAAGACGATAGATATTTGGATGATGAATATGAATATGGGGAATATGTGGAGGAGTATTGTGACTCTGACAGCGAGTGCTATGACTCTTACTCAGATTATTAA
- the LOC117631625 gene encoding uncharacterized protein LOC117631625 isoform X2, giving the protein MASSVSPDDDGDDVLFAVSEQRRELMEAESLESDMDLAFNMQLQEALAASLALQPSSSSTQPPRNDAVRTIPNTPTHVSLKSEELIRMEQELKDREIEMRKAREDLNRRIHDDQVGREIKEWQESGEVLGKPFGEVLGKPFGEGSSSLSSTKRVESESVFRLYFKGLVSEEMVGNERVVLAGVGVALCDSRDNLVFEVWKPLIGNGMSKNGAQLKALIEGLNAALALDLKRITFFCENFPIFQFVTGKWQAKQHKIAALVNQVKSLQGKFTRCNPRLVPRNHIKFAFKLARDAIVSQSQTNQPAQSTTCKNVNETCVICLEDTDVSQMFSVGGCLHRYCFSCMKQHVEVKLLHGMIPRCPHEGCKSDLSVDSCAKFLTPKVVETMRQRLKEASIPAAEKVYCPYPRCSALISKRELLEHSKKTLSDVELSGIRICMKCNCLFCINCKVPWHKNRTCSDYKKLNPYAPEEDTKLKSLASRNLWRQCVKCNHMIELSEGCYHMTCRCGYEFCYNCGAEWKDKKATCSCPLWDEGNILYDEDEDEDSEDMTESDSEEYSDYEYLLP; this is encoded by the exons ATGGCCAGCAGCGTGTCACCCGATGACGACGGCGACGACGTTTTATTCGCCGTCTCCGAGCAACGTCGCGAGCTCATGGAAGCCGAATCCCTAGAGTCCGACATGGATCTCGCCTTTAATATGCAACTTCAAGAAGCCCTCGCCGCTTCTCTCGCTCTCCaaccctcttcctcctccaccCAACCCCCCCGAAACGACGCCGTTCGGACCATCCCCAACACCCCAACCCACGTCTCCCTCAAGTCCGAAGAACTCATAAGAATGGAGCAGGAATTGAAAGACCGAGAAATCGAAATGCGGAAAGCCAGAGAGGATCTCAACCGTCGGATTCACGATGATCAGGTCGGGAGGGAGATCAAGGAGTGGCAAGAGTCCGGCGAAGTCCTCGGCAAACCCTTCGGCGAAGTCCTCGGCAAACCCTTCGGCGAAGGCTCCTCCTCGTTGTCGTCGACGAAGAGGGTCGAGAGTGAGAGCGTGTTCAGGCTCTACTTCAAGGGTTTGGTGAGCGAGGAAATGGTTGGAAATGAGAGAGTGGTGCTGGCTGGGGTTGGGGTTGCGCTATGCGACTCCAGGGATAATTTGGTGTTCGAGGTTTGGAAACCCCTGATTGGGAATGGGATGAGCAAGAATGGAGCCCAGTTGAAAGCCTTGATTGAAGGACTTAATGCTGCTCTTGCTTTGGACTTGAAGCGCATCACCTTTTTCTGTGAgaattttcctatttttcagTTT GTTACTGGTAAATGGCAAGCAAAGCAGCACAAGATAGCAGCGCTTGTCAATCAGGTTAAGAGCCTTCAAGGAAAGTTTACACGTTGCAACCCAAGGCTTGTGCCCCGAAATCATATTAAATTTGCATTTAAACTTGCAAGAGATGCAATAGTGTCTCAATCTCAGACCAACCAACCTGCACAATCTACCACTTGTAAGAATGTGAATGAGACTTGTGTGATATGTTTGGAAGATACTGATGTTAGTCAAATGTTTTCGGTTGGGGGCTGCCTGCATCGgtattgcttttcttgtaTGAAACAACATGTGGAGGTGAAGTTGCTTCACGGGATGATTCCTAGATGCCCTCATGAAGGTTGTAAGTCTGACCTTAGTGTTGACAGTTGTGCAAAATTCTTGACACCTAAAGTTGTGGAAACAATGCGCCAACGCTTAAAGGAAGCTTCAATTCCTGCTGCGGAAAAAGTTTATTGCCCGTATCCAAGGTGCTCCGCTTTAATATCAAAACGTGAGCTTTTAGAACACTCCAAAAAAACCTTGAGTGATGTGGAACTATCAGGAATTAGGATATGCATGAAATGCAACTGCCTTTTCTGCATCAATTGTAAAGTCCCTTGGCACAAAAACAGAACATGCTCTGACTACAAAAAGCTGAATCCTTATGCCCCAGAAGAAGATACAAAGCTAAAGTCTCTTGCCTCAAGGAATCTGTGGCGTCAGTGTGTGAAATGCAACCATATGATTGAACTTTCTGAAGGTTGCTACCACATGACTTGCAG ATGTGGGTATGAGTTTTGTTATAATTGTGGAGCTGAGTGGAAAGATAAGAAGGCAACATGTTCTTGCCCACTATGGGATGAGGGTAATATTTTGTacgatgaagatgaagatgaagattcAGAGGACATGACAGAGTCAGATTCAGAGGAGTATTCTGACTACGAATATCTTTTACCGTAA
- the LOC117630840 gene encoding uncharacterized protein LOC117630840: protein MDDRTDPDDLDTILSEQRRDLMAAKTLDSDLDMAFKLQMQEAMAASLALNPSLASGSSSRNSPPPSPPHDALNDAILDLAAALMLEDVERFAQEWEDHERTVSEMMKTKEDLNRRIHDQKFAADLRDVPEDYWDKHGDYYERPYCADESSSSSSTKAAAVETENLRLYCKGLVSEERVRDMKVVVAGAGIAICDPRDNLIFEARKNLEAVVDGVVLSNEASELEAIIEGLNKALTMDLKSVTFYCDDYMLYQYVTNRVRPGNSKVATLVNQVALLQRKFEYCSPSLVTRTDIKFALKVAREAIVSQITWRADSSNGKSLKETCVICFEETDVAEMFSIDGCLHRYCCSCMKQHVEVKFLNGMGAECPHEGCKNEVNIDSCAEFLAPKLVEAISQRIKESSIPVTDKVYCPNPRCSALMSKKEVLEYTKTTFVHAEQTGARRCMKCHYYFCINCKVPWHFNMTCYDYKRSHPYPHPEDQLLNSLATTKLWRQCVKCNHMVELAEGCYHITCRCGYEFCYTCGAEWKNKKATCSCRIWDERNIILEQP, encoded by the exons ATGGATGATCGTACTGACCCAGACGACCTCGACACCATTCTCTCCGAGCAACGCAGAGACCTTATGGCCGCCAAAACCCTAGACTCCGACCTGGACATGGCCTTTAAGCTCCAAATGCAGGAGGCCATGGCCGCCTCTCTCGCTCTCAATCCCTCGTTGGCCTCGGGTTCGAGTTCGCGCAACTCTCCCCCTCCTTCGCCGCCTCACGACGCCTTGAACGACGCCATTTTAGACCTCGCCGCCGCGCTCATGCTCGAGGACGTCGAGCGATTCGCGCAGGAGTGGGAGGACCACGAGCGCACCGTTTCGGAGATGATGAAGACGAAGGAAGATCTCAACCGTCGAATTCACGATCAGAAGTTCGCCGCCGACCTCCGCGACGTGCCTGAGGACTACTGGGACAAGCACGGCGACTATTACGAGCGTCCGTACTGTGCGGACGAATCGTCTTCGTCATCGTCGACTAAAGCTGCAGCGGTGGAGACTGAGAATTTGAGGTTGTATTGCAAAGGTTTGGTGAGCGAGGAGAGGGTTAGGGATatgaaggtggtggtggctgGGGCTGGTATCGCGATTTGTGACCCGAGAGACAATCTGATATTCGAGGCGAGGAAGAATCTGGAGGCGGTGGTTGATGGTGTGGTGCTGAGCAATGAGGCTTCGGAGCTTGAGGCCATCATTGAGGGGCTTAACAAAGCTCTCACCATGGACTTGAAATCTGTGACCTTTTACTGTGATGACTACATGCTTTACCAATAT GTCACAAACAGAGTGCGTCCTGGAAACAGCAAGGTTGCAACATTAGTCAATCAAGTGGCTcttctacaaagaaaatttgaatattgCAGCCCTTCTCTTGTAACACGTACTGACATTAAGTTTGCACTTAAAGTTGCTAGAGAGGCTATAGTTTCTCAGATCACCTGGCGTGCAGACTCTAGCAATGGAAAGAGTTTGAAGGAGACTTGTGTAATTTGCTTTGAAGAAACTGATGTTGCAGAAATGTTTTCAATCGATGGCTGTCTACACAGGTATTGCTGTTCCTGTATGAAACAGCATGTGGAAGTAAAGTTTCTTAATGGGATGGGGGCAGAGTGCCCTCATGAAGGCTGTAAAAATGAGGTGAATATTGATAGCTGTGCAGAATTCTTGGCACCTAAACTAGTTGAGGCCATAAGCCAAAGAATCAAAGAATCTTCTATTCCGGTTACAGACAAAGTTTATTGCCCAAATCCCAGGTGTTCTGCATTAATGTCTAAAAAGGAGGTCTTAGAATATACCAAAACTACTTTTGTCCATGCTGAGCAAACTGGAGCCAGGAGATGCATGAAATGTCATtactatttttgtatcaattGCAAGGTCCCTTGGCACTTCAATATGACCTGCTATGATTATAAAAGATCACATCCCTATCCCCACCCAGAAGACCAATTGCTCAACTCGCTGGCTACAACGAAACTCTGGCGTCAGTGCGTAAAGTGCAACCATATGGTTGAACTTGCCGAAGGTTGTTATCACATAACTTGCAG ATGTGGTTATGAGTTTTGTTATACTTGTGGAGCTGAGtggaagaacaagaaagcaaCATGTTCCTGCCGAATCTGGGATGAGCGTAACATTATACTTGAACAGCCATAA